CTCGCCCGGACCGCGCTCTTCACCCTCCTGTACGCCGCCGCGGTCTATGCCGGGCGCAAGACCGCGATGGTCGCCGACGGCGTCAGTCTGGTCTGGCCGGCGGCCGGTGTCGCCGTCGTCTGGTACTGCGCGATCCGCGGCGCGCCCACCCGCCACCTGGACATGCTGCTGCTCGCGGTGATCCTCGGCGTCGGCAACTGGCGGACCGGCGCGTCGGCGGCGGTCGGCGTGGTCGCCGGGCTGGTCGGCCTGATCCAGGTCGGGATCTTCCGGTGGACGCTGCGCCGCTGGCGGCCCCACCTGTGGGGCGCCGGCGGCACCGACTGCCTGCGCTCGCCGCCCGACCTGTGGGCGCTCTTCGGCGCCGGGCTGGCCTGCAGCATCGGCGCCAACGTCGCCAGCCTGCTCGGCCGTTGGCTGGTCACCGGCTCGATACCGGTGGCGCTCTCGGTCATGTCGGTGGCCCGGCACATGGCCAGCATCCTGATCTTCGGGGCGGTCGGGATCTTCATCGGCGCGGCGCTGTCCGCGCCGTCGCGACCGCCAGAACAGCGGCCCCCGGGAGCAGGGCCGCTGGGAGCAGGGCCGCTGGGAGCAGAGCCGCTGGAAGCAGAGCCGCTGGAAGCAGAGCCGCTGGAAGCACGCGCCCCGGAAACACGGCCGTCGGAAGCAAAAGCACCGGAAACACGGCCGTCAGAAACAGGGCCGTCAGAAGCACGGCCCCCGGAAGCACGCGCGCCGGAACAGCGGACACCGGAACCCCGGCACGCCGCGATCTGGCGGGCGGCGGAGACCGCGACCATCCTGACGTTGAGCATTCTCGGACAGGTCGCCGCGTTCACCCTCGAACACCGGTTGCCGCTCTCGTTCATGCTGCTGGGCTTCACCGTGGTGGTCGGCGCCCGGCTGCGCACCCCGTGGGTCCTGCTGCACAGCCTGGTGGTCAGTCTCGTGGCGATCGAGTACACGTTGCTCGGCTCCGGACCGTTCGCGCAGGTGGGCGACGTGAGCCAGCGGGCCGTGATCGTGCAGCTGTTCTGCATCCTGGCCACCCTGGTCGGGCTCTCGCTGTCACTGGCCCGGGACGAGCGGCGGGTGCTGCTGGCCGCGCTCGCCCAGGAGAAGGCGGAACTGGAGACGCAACGGCGGCAGGCGGCCCACCACGCCGACCTGCTCACCGCGATCATCGACTCGATGGCCGACGGGCTCGCGGTGATCGGCCCGGACCGGCGGGTGGTGCTGCACAATCCGGCAGTGGTCACGCTACTCGGCAGCGCCTCGGGGTGGCAGGGGCTCTACCATCCGGACGGAACGCCGTTCGACCCGCGGGCGCTCGCCGGGGAGGAGGTGACCGGCGTCGACCTGCTGGTCCGCAATCCGGCGGTGCCCGACGGCCGGGTGGTCCGGGTGACCGCCACGTCGCTGCTGCACCCGGACGGGACGCGCAGCGCGGTGGTGCTCTTCCACGATGTCACGGCGGAACGGCGGCACCGCGACGAGCTGACCAACTTCGCCGGGGTGGTGGCGCACGATCTGCTCAACCCGCTCGCCAGCATCGAGGGGTGGACGGCGGCGGCTCAGGACGTGCTCGGTGACGTGCCCGAGGACCCCAACCTGGATCAGGGGCTGGCCTACCTGGCCCGGCTGTCGCGGGCGTCGGCACGGATGCGGGGGCTGATCGACGGGTTGCTGGCGTACACGACGGCCCGGGAGGCGGCCGTCGCGCCGGTCCGGGTGGAGCTGAACGACGTGGTCGCGGACATCTGCCTGGCCCGGACGGACGCGGCGGTGGCGGCGGGGAAACCGGAACCGGTCTTCGACATCGGCACGCTGCCGCCGGTCCAGGCCGATCCGGTTCTGGTACGCCAGTTGCTGGACAACCTGATCGGGAATGCGATCAAGTACACCGCTCCCGGCGTGATCCCCACGTTGCGGATCAGCGCGGTTCTGTCCTCCGTCGGTTCGTCGTCCGATCGCTCCTCCTCTCTCGTGGGTGCCGCTGCGCCGCCGGGCGGGATGGTGACCGTGCGGATCGCCGACAACGGCATCGGGATCCCGGAAGGTCAGCACGACGCCATCTTCGGCAACTTCCACCGGGCACACGCCGGGGGCGGCTATCTGGGCACCGGCCTCGGCCTGGCCATCTGCAAACGGATCGTGGAACGCCACGGCGGTGCCATCGCCGCCACCGACAACCCGGACGGCGGTTCCTGCTTCGCCTTCACCCTTCCCGCCGCCGTCACGCCGGCCACCGCGACTCCTCCGGTCCTCTCCCCAGCCTGACCTCCCTTCCCTCTCGCGCCGCACCCATCCCGTCGGCCTCCGTCCGCCTCCGCGCTGTCCGTCCACTCGGGCGGCCGGGCTACAGCAGGATGGTGACCGCCCGGCTCTGCTCCAGCCGGGCGATCGCCTCGCGGCCGGCCGGCACCGCGGCCCGGTCCTCGTCCTGATCCGCCCGGCCGGCCCGGTCCCGCGCGTGCCCGACGAGTTGCTGGCAGTCCTCCCGCAGCCGCAACCAGGCGGCGTGCGTCTCCCGGGCGGACGACGGCGTCGACGTACCGATGCTGATGCTCATCCCAGCTCCTTGATCGTTCGGACGGCCCCGACCATCGGCCGCCATCCCGGAACCTGAGGAATCCGCCACACTTTCTCGCCCCGGCGACCGGGAGTTCACGAGGAGCCCGGGTCAGGCATGCGGCCAGGCGGGCAAAGCGCACACGGCGGACAGTCCGGTCGGGTAGCGTCGGAAAAGTCTTCGCATTCCGAGCCTGGATGGGAGGGACCGTGGTCCTGTCGGCGAATCCCGGCTTCGAGAGCACCGCCCGCTCCGAGAGCGCCGCCCAGTCCGCCCACAAGACCGCCGGGTACGGCGTCGACGCGCTGGTGTGATGCCGGTGTGGCTGGTCCTGATCGGGGTTCTGGTCGTGGTGGGCGCCGGGGCCGCCGTCGCCCTCCGGCAGCGGGCGGCGCGAGCCACCGCGGCTGAGGCGGACGGCGGGCCGGCGACGCTGGCCGAGGCGCGGCGGACGATCGCCGCGTTGTCGGAGGCGTTGCGGGACCGGGACGCCGAGCTGGAGCAGTTGCAGGCGGACCGGGCAGTGCAGCTGCAGTCCACCGCCCTGCAGCAGAAACAGCAGCAGCAGACGCTGCGGCGGCGGGCCAAGGAGGCGATCGACAGCACCGCCGCGGTGATCGGCGCCAAGCTGGAGGACGTGGTCGTGCAGGTCGGGGCGGCCCGGGACGCCGCGTCCGCCACGCACGAGGGCGTCTCGCTGACCAACGACGCGGCCGCGGCGCTGGTCCAGCGGGCGCACAGCGCGGACGAGGCGGCTACCGCACTCAACGCCAGCCTGCGACAGGTCGCCGGGATCGCCAGCGTGATCTCCGGAATCGCCTCGCAGACGCGGTTGCTCGCGCTGAACGCGACCATCGAGGCGGTCCGGGCGGGCGCCGCGGGCAGCGGGTTCGCGGTGGTCGCCGACGAGGTGAAGAGCCTGGCCGACACCACGGCGGACTCGACCGAGCAGATCACCAGCACGATCGCGACGCTGGAGGCGGACGTGGCGCAGATGGGCCAGACGCTCAGCGCGATCATCCACGACGTCGGCGACATCGAGAACGCGATGCGCCAGCTCGACGGGATCGCCGACCAGCAGCACGACATCGTGATGCGGCTGCACCGCAGCGTGGACGCCACGATGGCACAGATCGGCGACCTGTCCGATGTGGCCGAGCGGCTGGAGCGCCGCCGCCACGACCGGCTCGCCATCGAGGGTACGGTCCGGGTGTCGGTCCCGTCCCGGCCGCAGCCGATCACCGCGCAGATGGTCGACCTCAGCTCGGACGGCCTCGGCTGCACCATCCCGCCGGACGTGCCGGTGTCGGCCGGCGACCTGGTCCGCACCGAGTTCACCCTGCCCGGCCTGACCGGCACGGTCGACGCCAAGGTCATGCGCCGCACCGCGCGGGACGGCGTCATCGAGATCGGCCTGCAGTTCCAGGACCTGCCCGCCGCCACCCGCAACCAGATCGACACCTATCTGACCGGGCTCAACGCCGCCACGGACTGACCGCCACGCCGCCGGCCGGCGGGGGGCGACGGGACGCTAGGCCGGCGGTGTGGCGCTCTCCGCGAGGTCGAAGACGCCGGGCAGCGGATCCATCAGGTACCGCTGGAGCGACGGCCCGATCGCCGCCACTATCGCCTCGGCCGGCGCCGAGGCCAGCGGTTCCACCTTGATCACATAGCGCGCCAAGGCGATCCCGGCCATGTGGCCGGCGACCAGGCTGACCCGCAGCGGCCCCTCCGCCTCGTCCAGGCCGAGCCGCGGCACCGCCCGGCGCAGGATCTGGCTGACCACGAACTCCCGGAACAGCTTGGCGGTCCACTCGGTGCCGACGGCGGAGCGCAGCAGCGCCACCCCGGCCGCGCCGCCCGGTCCGTCCCAGATCCGCAGGAACACCCTGACGAACCGGGCGCCCACCTCGGCGCGATCCCCCTCGGCCGCCGCCTCGATCACGTCGAGCGGGTCCATCGGCGCCTGCATGGCGGCCAGGAACAGTTTGTCCTTGGTGCCGAAATAGTGGTGCACCAGCGCCGGGTCGACCCCGGCGCCGGTGGCGATGGCCCGGATCGACGCACCGTCGTAGCCCTTGTCCGCGAACGCCGCCCGCGCGGCGTCGAGGATGGATTCGCGGGTGTCCGGGTTGCCGGGCCGCCGCCCGGTCCGCCGTGCCATCACCAAGACCCCTTTTTCCGTACGATCAACGCCCGCGCCAGTCGTACCAGATCATGCCGTCCGGCGCCGCAGCGTCGCGGCGCCCACCGCGAGCGCGACGATCACCGCGCCCAGCACTATCGCCAGGTCCCGCCACATCGTGCCGGTCGGATCGGCGTGCATCCCGACCTCGTTGAGCGCCTCCACGGAGTAGGACATCGGCAGCACGTCGCTGACCGCCTGCAACCAGCCGACCATCGCCTCCCGGGGCACGAACAGCCCACAGAGGAACAGCTGCGGCGCCACCACGAGCGGCATGAACTGCACCGCCTGGAACTCGGTCCGGGCGAACGCGCTGCACAGCAGCCCCAGGGCAACCCCGAGCACCGCGTTGGCCACCGCGATCAGCACGACCAGCCCGACCGCGCCGGCGGTGCGCATGTCCAGCACCCAGTACGCGAAGCCGGCCGCGACCGCCGCCTGCGCCGCGGCCGCCAGCCCGAACGCGATGCCGTAGCCGAAGAGCAGGTCGAGCTTGCCGACCGGCGTGGTGAACAGCCGCTCCAGGGTGCCGGTGGTGCGCTCCCGGAGCATGGCGATCGAGGTGATCAGGAACATCACGATGAACGGGAACACCCCGAGCATGGTGAGCGCGATCCGGTCGAAGGCCCGGGGCTGGTCGTCGTACATGAAGTAGATCAGGGTCATCAGCAGCGTCGGCACCACGATGATCAGTGCGATGGTCCGCGGGTCGTGCCGCAGCTGGGTGAGGATGCGCTTGATGGTGCTCAGCAGGATCATGCGGTGCCTCCCTGGGCATGTCCTCGCGGCCCGCGCGGGCGCGGTGCACCGGCGGGTGCGGGTGAGTCCGGCTGGACGCGGGCGGTCATGCCGCCACCGCCTCGTGCGCCCGGATCAGATTGAGGAAGGCCTGGTCGAGGTCGTCGGCGCCGGCCGACCGTTTCACCGCGGCCGGGGTGTCGTCGGCGATCAGCAGGCCCTCGCGGATCAGCAGCAGCCGGTCGCACCGGTTCGCCTCATCCATCACGTGGCTGGAGACCAGCACCGTGGCGCCGTCGGCGGCCATCCGCCGGAAGTGCGCCCACAGCTCGTCGCGCAGCACCGGGTCCTGCCCGACGGTCGGCTCGTCGAGCACCAGCAGCTCGGGACGGCTGACGATGGCACAGGCCAGCGACGCGCGGCTGCGCTGCCCGCCGGAGAGGTCACTGACCAGCTGGCCGGCCGCGCCGGTCAGCCCGACGGTCTCGATCGCCCGGTCGGCGGCGTCCTTGCCGAGGCGGTAGAGCGAGGCGAAGTAGCGCGCGTTCTCCCGGA
This window of the Actinoplanes oblitus genome carries:
- a CDS encoding sensor histidine kinase, which translates into the protein MYRRALARTALFTLLYAAAVYAGRKTAMVADGVSLVWPAAGVAVVWYCAIRGAPTRHLDMLLLAVILGVGNWRTGASAAVGVVAGLVGLIQVGIFRWTLRRWRPHLWGAGGTDCLRSPPDLWALFGAGLACSIGANVASLLGRWLVTGSIPVALSVMSVARHMASILIFGAVGIFIGAALSAPSRPPEQRPPGAGPLGAGPLGAEPLEAEPLEAEPLEARAPETRPSEAKAPETRPSETGPSEARPPEARAPEQRTPEPRHAAIWRAAETATILTLSILGQVAAFTLEHRLPLSFMLLGFTVVVGARLRTPWVLLHSLVVSLVAIEYTLLGSGPFAQVGDVSQRAVIVQLFCILATLVGLSLSLARDERRVLLAALAQEKAELETQRRQAAHHADLLTAIIDSMADGLAVIGPDRRVVLHNPAVVTLLGSASGWQGLYHPDGTPFDPRALAGEEVTGVDLLVRNPAVPDGRVVRVTATSLLHPDGTRSAVVLFHDVTAERRHRDELTNFAGVVAHDLLNPLASIEGWTAAAQDVLGDVPEDPNLDQGLAYLARLSRASARMRGLIDGLLAYTTAREAAVAPVRVELNDVVADICLARTDAAVAAGKPEPVFDIGTLPPVQADPVLVRQLLDNLIGNAIKYTAPGVIPTLRISAVLSSVGSSSDRSSSLVGAAAPPGGMVTVRIADNGIGIPEGQHDAIFGNFHRAHAGGGYLGTGLGLAICKRIVERHGGAIAATDNPDGGSCFAFTLPAAVTPATATPPVLSPA
- a CDS encoding methyl-accepting chemotaxis protein — its product is MPVWLVLIGVLVVVGAGAAVALRQRAARATAAEADGGPATLAEARRTIAALSEALRDRDAELEQLQADRAVQLQSTALQQKQQQQTLRRRAKEAIDSTAAVIGAKLEDVVVQVGAARDAASATHEGVSLTNDAAAALVQRAHSADEAATALNASLRQVAGIASVISGIASQTRLLALNATIEAVRAGAAGSGFAVVADEVKSLADTTADSTEQITSTIATLEADVAQMGQTLSAIIHDVGDIENAMRQLDGIADQQHDIVMRLHRSVDATMAQIGDLSDVAERLERRRHDRLAIEGTVRVSVPSRPQPITAQMVDLSSDGLGCTIPPDVPVSAGDLVRTEFTLPGLTGTVDAKVMRRTARDGVIEIGLQFQDLPAATRNQIDTYLTGLNAATD
- a CDS encoding TetR/AcrR family transcriptional regulator, translating into MARRTGRRPGNPDTRESILDAARAAFADKGYDGASIRAIATGAGVDPALVHHYFGTKDKLFLAAMQAPMDPLDVIEAAAEGDRAEVGARFVRVFLRIWDGPGGAAGVALLRSAVGTEWTAKLFREFVVSQILRRAVPRLGLDEAEGPLRVSLVAGHMAGIALARYVIKVEPLASAPAEAIVAAIGPSLQRYLMDPLPGVFDLAESATPPA
- a CDS encoding ABC transporter permease, which translates into the protein MILLSTIKRILTQLRHDPRTIALIIVVPTLLMTLIYFMYDDQPRAFDRIALTMLGVFPFIVMFLITSIAMLRERTTGTLERLFTTPVGKLDLLFGYGIAFGLAAAAQAAVAAGFAYWVLDMRTAGAVGLVVLIAVANAVLGVALGLLCSAFARTEFQAVQFMPLVVAPQLFLCGLFVPREAMVGWLQAVSDVLPMSYSVEALNEVGMHADPTGTMWRDLAIVLGAVIVALAVGAATLRRRTA
- a CDS encoding ABC transporter ATP-binding protein, giving the protein MDTAIEVTDLVVKRGKRTVLDRFSCAVPRGSVTGLLGPSGSGKTTLMRAIVGVQVVAGGTVTVLGSPAGSPALRSRIGYLTQAPSVYADLTVRENARYFASLYRLGKDAADRAIETVGLTGAAGQLVSDLSGGQRSRASLACAIVSRPELLVLDEPTVGQDPVLRDELWAHFRRMAADGATVLVSSHVMDEANRCDRLLLIREGLLIADDTPAAVKRSAGADDLDQAFLNLIRAHEAVAA